A single window of Halobacterium jilantaiense DNA harbors:
- a CDS encoding type 1 glutamine amidotransferase domain-containing protein, whose amino-acid sequence MSSALLVVSEEGYWGEECVEPLTTLDDAGFDVTVATPSGGPAVLDERSVDPEEVDEETAEWVRDVHENDDRLNDPEPVATEEAADYDAVVFPGGHGTAWDVNQDEDARRILRNAVAGDSGKALVVCHAVGILAWTRTDDGSFLVDGRSITGFPNAWEEGIVDDLGRMPDGRKLPYWVEDEVKTAGADWDAELDAATSVTVDGDLLTARGPGSSAAAAETLLDELDV is encoded by the coding sequence ATGTCTTCGGCACTACTAGTCGTGAGCGAAGAGGGATACTGGGGCGAAGAGTGCGTGGAGCCGCTGACCACGCTGGACGACGCGGGCTTCGACGTGACGGTCGCGACGCCGAGTGGCGGCCCCGCCGTCCTCGACGAGCGCTCGGTCGACCCCGAGGAGGTCGACGAGGAGACCGCGGAGTGGGTCCGCGACGTTCACGAGAACGACGACCGACTGAACGACCCGGAGCCGGTCGCCACCGAGGAGGCCGCCGACTACGACGCAGTCGTGTTCCCGGGCGGCCACGGCACCGCGTGGGACGTCAATCAGGACGAGGACGCACGGCGCATCCTCCGGAACGCGGTCGCCGGCGACAGCGGGAAGGCGCTCGTCGTCTGCCACGCCGTCGGCATTCTCGCGTGGACGCGGACTGACGACGGCAGCTTCCTCGTCGACGGGCGCTCCATCACCGGCTTCCCGAACGCCTGGGAGGAAGGCATCGTCGACGACCTCGGCCGGATGCCGGACGGCCGGAAGCTCCCGTACTGGGTCGAGGACGAAGTGAAGACGGCGGGGGCCGACTGGGACGCCGAACTGGACGCCGCCACCAGCGTCACGGTCGACGGCGACCTCCTCACGGCCCGTGGGCCCGGGTCCTCTGCGGCTGCCGCCGAGACCCTGCTGGACGAGCTGGACGTGTAG
- a CDS encoding monovalent cation/H+ antiporter subunit D family protein, with protein MSDLVPFAVAVPILGSLVAFAAGVLRSKSGWAVAVAASVAQLAVAGTLAASAFGDGRIEYVVGGFEVPYGIELVVDGLSATILVLVAAVSLGVLAYARRAGPRSNAFYAIYMLLVAGLSGMTITGDLFNMYVFLEITGLAAYALVASGDRGRSAVAALKYLLVGTVGASLFLLGIGYAYIGTGTLNMVDLGQKLAESAAVDPTLAQAAFALIVVGLFIKVAVFPLHTWQPDAYAGAPDTVSALISALVSTVAAYALLRVVYTVFGTGFLDANPVAHSILLGGAVISIVVGSLLAVSQNEVKRMLAYSSVSQFGLIVAAIAIGNGTALVGATIHLVGHAVMKGGLFLSAGLVATETGARTVDEFDGLVERSPVGAGAFGVLVVSMVGVPPTIGFAGKWYVALGAVEAGAWSLLAVIVASTLLTLAYFGRLVERMFFREPDPESATKRAGATNATENADAVADGGPRSASPGMYATVAGAAVLAVALGFAAFGYGDHLQPTIDTLLLSP; from the coding sequence GTGAGTGACCTCGTTCCGTTCGCGGTCGCGGTCCCCATCCTTGGGTCGCTGGTCGCGTTCGCCGCGGGCGTCCTGCGGTCGAAGAGCGGGTGGGCGGTCGCCGTCGCGGCGTCCGTCGCCCAGCTCGCCGTCGCGGGCACGCTCGCGGCGTCGGCGTTCGGCGACGGCCGCATCGAGTACGTCGTCGGCGGCTTCGAGGTGCCGTACGGCATCGAACTCGTCGTCGACGGGCTGTCCGCGACGATACTCGTGCTGGTCGCCGCCGTCTCGCTGGGCGTGCTCGCGTACGCTCGGCGCGCTGGACCGCGCTCGAACGCGTTCTACGCGATTTACATGCTGCTGGTCGCCGGGCTCTCCGGGATGACCATCACCGGCGACCTGTTCAACATGTACGTCTTCCTCGAAATCACGGGGCTGGCGGCGTACGCGCTCGTCGCCAGCGGCGACCGCGGCCGGTCGGCGGTCGCGGCGCTGAAGTACCTGCTCGTCGGAACGGTCGGCGCGTCGCTGTTCCTGCTCGGCATCGGGTACGCGTACATCGGCACCGGCACCCTGAACATGGTCGACCTCGGTCAGAAGCTCGCGGAGAGCGCGGCCGTGGACCCGACGCTGGCGCAGGCGGCGTTCGCGCTCATCGTCGTCGGCCTCTTCATCAAGGTCGCCGTGTTCCCGCTGCACACCTGGCAGCCGGACGCCTACGCCGGCGCGCCCGACACCGTCAGCGCGCTCATCTCCGCGCTCGTGTCGACGGTCGCGGCGTACGCGCTGTTGCGCGTCGTCTACACCGTCTTCGGCACCGGCTTCCTCGACGCGAACCCGGTCGCCCACAGCATCCTCCTCGGCGGCGCGGTGATCAGCATCGTCGTCGGCAGCCTGCTGGCCGTCTCACAGAACGAGGTCAAACGCATGCTGGCGTACTCCTCAGTCTCCCAGTTCGGGCTCATCGTCGCGGCAATCGCCATCGGGAACGGCACCGCACTCGTCGGCGCGACCATCCATCTGGTCGGACACGCCGTGATGAAGGGCGGGCTGTTCCTCTCTGCGGGCCTGGTTGCGACCGAGACCGGCGCGCGAACCGTCGACGAGTTCGACGGGCTCGTCGAGCGCAGCCCCGTCGGTGCGGGCGCGTTCGGAGTGCTCGTCGTCTCGATGGTCGGCGTTCCGCCGACCATCGGCTTCGCGGGCAAGTGGTACGTCGCCCTCGGCGCAGTCGAGGCGGGCGCGTGGTCGCTGCTGGCGGTCATCGTCGCCAGCACGCTGCTCACGCTCGCGTACTTCGGCCGGCTCGTCGAACGCATGTTCTTCCGCGAGCCGGACCCCGAGTCCGCCACCAAGCGGGCCGGGGCGACGAACGCGACCGAGAACGCGGACGCCGTCGCCGACGGCGGCCCGCGCAGCGCGTCCCCCGGCATGTACGCGACCGTCGCCGGCGCGGCGGTGCTCGCCGTCGCCCTCGGGTTCGCCGCGTTCGGCTACGGCGACCACCTCCAACCGACCATCGACACCCTCCTGCTCTCGCCATGA
- a CDS encoding 50S ribosomal protein L44e: MEMPRRFNSYCPNCDEHHQLEVEKVRSGRSSGMKWDARRTKRANASIGNHGRFSKVPVGNKPTNRTNLKYRCSECGNAHLREGWRAGKLELQE; the protein is encoded by the coding sequence ATGGAGATGCCACGCCGATTCAACAGCTACTGCCCGAACTGTGACGAACACCACCAACTCGAGGTCGAGAAGGTCCGTTCCGGCCGCTCGTCCGGCATGAAGTGGGACGCTCGCCGCACGAAGCGCGCGAACGCCTCCATCGGGAACCACGGCCGGTTCTCGAAGGTGCCGGTCGGCAACAAGCCGACGAACCGGACGAACCTCAAGTACCGCTGCAGCGAGTGCGGCAACGCACACCTGCGCGAGGGATGGCGCGCCGGCAAACTGGAGCTTCAGGAGTAA
- a CDS encoding translation initiation factor IF-2 subunit alpha, producing MKYEGWPDEGELVVGKVDDIEDFGVFVDLEEYQDKRGLVHVSEVASGWIKNVRDHVNEDQTVVAKVLDVDESAQQIDLSLKDVNDHQHSDKIQEWKNEQKADKWLTLAFGEDMADDQFRHIANGLLADFGSLYDGFEQAAIHGHEALEGTDLDEDERDAIVETARDNVSVPYVTVTGYVTLTSPDADGVDDVKAALQAAEGNGEVPDEVEMDVTYVGAPEYRVRVQAPNYKTAESELEAAGDRAVAEIGDLGGNGEFHRERQLDEE from the coding sequence ATGAAGTACGAGGGCTGGCCCGACGAGGGCGAACTGGTCGTCGGGAAGGTCGACGATATCGAGGACTTCGGGGTCTTCGTCGACCTCGAGGAGTACCAGGACAAGCGCGGGCTGGTCCACGTCAGTGAGGTGGCCAGTGGCTGGATCAAGAACGTCCGCGACCACGTCAACGAGGACCAGACGGTCGTCGCGAAGGTCCTGGACGTCGACGAGTCCGCCCAGCAGATCGACCTCTCGCTGAAGGACGTCAACGACCACCAGCACTCCGACAAGATTCAGGAGTGGAAGAACGAGCAGAAGGCCGACAAGTGGCTGACGCTGGCGTTCGGCGAGGACATGGCCGACGACCAGTTCCGCCACATCGCCAACGGCCTGCTGGCGGACTTCGGCAGCCTCTACGACGGCTTCGAGCAGGCGGCCATCCACGGCCACGAGGCCCTGGAGGGCACCGACCTCGACGAGGACGAGCGAGACGCCATCGTGGAGACCGCTCGCGACAACGTCTCCGTGCCGTACGTGACCGTCACGGGCTACGTGACGCTCACGTCCCCGGACGCGGACGGTGTCGACGACGTGAAGGCGGCGCTGCAGGCCGCGGAGGGCAACGGCGAGGTGCCCGACGAGGTCGAGATGGACGTGACGTACGTCGGCGCGCCGGAGTACCGCGTCCGCGTGCAGGCTCCGAACTACAAGACGGCGGAGAGCGAGCTGGAGGCCGCGGGCGACCGCGCTGTCGCGGAGATCGGCGACCTCGGCGGGAACGGCGAGTTCCACCGGGAGCGCCAGCTCGACGAGGAATGA
- a CDS encoding proton-conducting transporter transmembrane domain-containing protein, with the protein MTDITSLRPLAAVLAPAVAVAPILASGARPNLREAWTVLASVLTLGLVASMVPAVLEGDVYVTELGTLLPYVDLALQADALGVLFGLLASTLWLATSFYSIGYMRGLDEHSQTRYFAAFAGSVASAVGVAFAANLVMLYLFYELLTVATYPLVAHDETDEARAAGRKYLAYTFGGGVAVLGGILLVVHLTGTVGTATTAFAPGGIPLLAEAASADPALAKAAFALLVAGFGVKAALMPLHSWLPDAMVAPTPVSGLLHAVAVVKSGVFGIARVLLEVFGVDVVAMLDVGTLLAVVAAFTLVVASVIALRQDNLKRRLAFSTVSQLSYIVLGLAVGAAAAPSEATKWALIGGLLHIPAHAFMKLTLFFCAGALHVETHTDDISDMAGIGKRMPLTMGAFAVAAAGMAGIPLVAGFTSKYFLLIGTVSAGNVVFTAALLVSGVLNIAYFWPVVYTAFFESQGDSDEKPLLSGVFGGRFGRAARADGGHDDHGPFERRAPNGAEGSWFVVAPILFAAAGSVVLGVAPDAAVFLQVVREIVSNATAMGVVV; encoded by the coding sequence ATGACTGACATCACATCACTCCGGCCGCTCGCTGCGGTGCTCGCTCCGGCGGTCGCCGTCGCGCCCATTCTGGCGTCCGGCGCTCGCCCGAATCTCAGGGAGGCCTGGACCGTGCTCGCGTCCGTGCTGACGCTCGGGCTCGTGGCGAGCATGGTGCCGGCCGTCCTCGAGGGCGACGTCTACGTCACGGAACTCGGAACGCTGCTCCCGTACGTGGACCTCGCGCTGCAGGCCGACGCCCTCGGCGTGCTGTTCGGGCTGCTCGCGAGCACGCTCTGGCTCGCGACCAGCTTCTACAGCATCGGCTACATGCGGGGGCTCGACGAACACAGCCAGACCCGCTACTTCGCGGCGTTCGCGGGCAGCGTCGCGTCCGCCGTGGGCGTGGCGTTCGCCGCGAACCTCGTAATGCTGTACCTGTTCTACGAACTGCTGACGGTCGCGACCTACCCGCTGGTCGCCCACGACGAGACCGACGAAGCCAGGGCCGCGGGCCGGAAGTACCTCGCGTACACCTTCGGCGGCGGCGTCGCCGTCCTCGGTGGCATCCTGCTGGTCGTCCACCTCACCGGGACCGTCGGCACCGCGACGACGGCGTTCGCGCCGGGCGGCATCCCCCTGCTCGCCGAGGCAGCGTCCGCGGACCCGGCGCTCGCGAAGGCGGCGTTCGCGCTGCTCGTCGCCGGCTTCGGCGTGAAAGCGGCGCTGATGCCGCTGCACTCCTGGCTCCCGGACGCGATGGTCGCGCCGACGCCCGTCTCCGGGCTGCTGCACGCCGTCGCGGTCGTCAAGAGCGGCGTGTTCGGTATCGCGCGCGTCCTTCTGGAGGTCTTCGGCGTCGACGTCGTCGCCATGCTCGACGTCGGCACGCTGCTGGCGGTCGTCGCGGCGTTCACGCTCGTCGTCGCGTCCGTCATCGCGCTCCGACAGGACAACCTGAAGCGCCGGCTCGCGTTCTCCACGGTGAGCCAGCTCTCGTACATCGTTCTCGGGCTGGCCGTGGGCGCGGCGGCCGCACCCAGCGAGGCGACGAAGTGGGCGCTCATCGGCGGACTGCTGCATATCCCCGCCCACGCGTTCATGAAGCTCACCCTGTTCTTCTGCGCGGGGGCGTTGCACGTCGAGACCCACACCGACGACATCTCGGACATGGCGGGCATCGGCAAGCGCATGCCGCTGACGATGGGTGCGTTCGCCGTCGCGGCCGCCGGGATGGCCGGCATCCCGCTGGTCGCCGGGTTCACGAGCAAGTACTTCCTGCTCATCGGTACCGTCTCGGCCGGCAACGTCGTGTTCACGGCTGCGCTGCTGGTGTCTGGCGTGCTCAACATCGCGTACTTCTGGCCGGTCGTCTACACCGCGTTCTTCGAGTCGCAGGGCGACAGCGACGAGAAGCCCCTGCTCTCGGGCGTGTTCGGCGGCCGGTTCGGTCGCGCGGCTCGCGCCGACGGCGGCCACGACGACCACGGGCCGTTCGAGCGTCGCGCGCCGAACGGTGCCGAGGGGTCGTGGTTCGTCGTCGCGCCCATCCTGTTCGCGGCCGCTGGCTCCGTCGTACTCGGCGTCGCGCCGGACGCAGCGGTGTTCCTGCAGGTCGTGCGTGAAATCGTCTCGAACGCCACGGCGATGGGGGTGGTGGTCTGA
- a CDS encoding 30S ribosomal protein S27e: MSGGFYKVECPDCENEQTVFGKASTEVACAVCGTTLARPTGGEADLLGEVVETVEAR; encoded by the coding sequence ATGTCAGGAGGATTCTACAAAGTCGAGTGTCCGGATTGCGAGAACGAACAGACCGTCTTCGGGAAGGCCTCGACCGAGGTCGCCTGTGCCGTCTGCGGGACGACGCTCGCGCGTCCGACCGGCGGCGAGGCCGACCTCCTCGGTGAGGTCGTCGAGACCGTCGAGGCGAGATGA
- a CDS encoding HAH_0734 family protein — protein sequence MERLIIHGDPGIRRDGIVEVDGEEQHVFQVTRNGDWHGPDEVQLWCVVGDEDELEDYEKRNYVPHWLDVTAVDAEDVTVVKRAGDLAV from the coding sequence ATGGAGCGGCTCATCATCCACGGCGACCCTGGCATCCGCCGGGACGGGATCGTCGAGGTCGACGGCGAGGAGCAGCACGTCTTCCAGGTCACCCGCAACGGGGACTGGCACGGCCCCGACGAGGTCCAGCTGTGGTGCGTGGTCGGCGACGAGGACGAACTCGAGGACTACGAGAAGCGCAACTACGTCCCCCACTGGCTCGATGTCACCGCCGTCGACGCCGAGGACGTGACCGTCGTGAAGCGCGCCGGCGACCTCGCGGTCTAA
- a CDS encoding Na(+)/H(+) antiporter subunit D, with protein MDAIVPPFVPVLLAAVLLPFLGRRTGHALGALASAAVVPYVWLVSEGVYFQTQLFGFDAVLFNVDPFSTLMGLIFGFIGAAGVLYSYASDADNLQTAFALGYVGTSLGAVFGGDWLSLVFFWELMAVTSTLLVWHYGGKAVRAGFRYALAHGIGGTLLLGAVVWHYTQPGVDSFLFTGAGLAGDVAPVLAAVGIGVNVGFIGLHAWLPDTYPRPHIAASVFLCVFTTKTGVYGMYRVFPQDGNVAVAYMGGLMAVFGATMALFQNDMRRLLSYHIQSQVGYMIAGVGIGGALAQAGAFAHVFNHILYKGLLFMTAGVVVYRTGEESLKKLGGLAREMPITAGAFSVAALSIAGFPGFNGFVSKGIVISASHYSFEKGPLVLGEFYTLELLLLLGGVGTFMSFIKFGYYAFFHGSYDGSVKDANRGQSVAMVAVAALCVFYGVFDGALFAILPYDVTSEAVVHHVYHTYTVPHIGEGVALAVLGLVGFALVKKPLSGLGRVPDVDNLYNPALFYGTRWLVVGVTELYAAVDRVVVRGAAVTAGFVRSPGDATGRMLGDERLSLRADYSTSILLVAVVLAVLVAASVTL; from the coding sequence ATGGACGCCATCGTCCCGCCGTTCGTTCCGGTGTTACTCGCCGCGGTCCTGCTGCCGTTCCTCGGCCGTCGGACCGGGCACGCGCTCGGCGCGCTCGCGTCGGCGGCGGTCGTGCCGTACGTCTGGCTGGTCTCCGAGGGCGTCTACTTCCAGACCCAGCTGTTCGGGTTCGACGCCGTGCTGTTCAACGTCGACCCGTTCTCCACGCTGATGGGACTCATCTTCGGCTTCATCGGTGCCGCGGGCGTGCTGTACTCGTACGCGAGCGACGCCGACAATCTCCAGACCGCGTTCGCGCTCGGGTACGTCGGCACCAGTCTGGGCGCGGTCTTCGGCGGGGACTGGCTCAGCCTCGTCTTCTTCTGGGAGCTGATGGCCGTCACCAGCACGCTGCTCGTCTGGCACTACGGCGGGAAGGCCGTCCGCGCGGGCTTCCGGTACGCGCTCGCCCACGGCATCGGCGGGACGCTCCTGCTGGGTGCCGTCGTCTGGCACTACACCCAGCCGGGCGTCGACTCGTTCCTGTTCACCGGCGCGGGGCTCGCCGGCGACGTGGCACCCGTGCTCGCCGCCGTCGGCATCGGCGTCAACGTCGGCTTCATCGGACTGCACGCGTGGCTGCCCGACACCTACCCGCGGCCGCACATCGCCGCCAGCGTCTTCCTCTGCGTGTTCACCACGAAGACCGGCGTCTACGGCATGTACCGCGTGTTCCCGCAGGACGGCAACGTCGCCGTCGCCTACATGGGCGGCCTGATGGCCGTCTTCGGCGCGACGATGGCGCTGTTCCAGAACGACATGCGGCGGCTGCTCTCCTACCACATCCAGTCGCAGGTCGGGTACATGATCGCCGGCGTCGGCATCGGCGGTGCGCTCGCGCAGGCCGGCGCGTTCGCCCACGTCTTCAACCACATCCTCTACAAGGGGCTGCTGTTCATGACGGCGGGCGTCGTCGTCTACCGCACCGGCGAGGAGAGCCTGAAGAAACTCGGCGGCCTCGCCCGGGAGATGCCGATTACGGCGGGTGCGTTCAGCGTCGCGGCGCTGTCCATCGCGGGGTTCCCCGGGTTCAACGGCTTCGTCTCGAAGGGCATCGTCATCTCCGCGAGCCACTACTCCTTCGAGAAGGGGCCGCTCGTGCTCGGTGAGTTCTACACGCTCGAACTGCTGCTCCTGCTCGGGGGCGTCGGGACGTTCATGTCCTTCATCAAGTTCGGTTACTACGCGTTCTTCCACGGCAGCTACGACGGCTCCGTGAAGGACGCGAACCGCGGGCAGTCCGTCGCGATGGTGGCCGTCGCCGCGCTCTGCGTGTTCTACGGCGTCTTCGACGGCGCGCTGTTCGCCATCCTTCCGTACGACGTGACGAGCGAGGCGGTCGTCCACCACGTCTACCACACGTACACCGTCCCCCACATCGGCGAGGGGGTCGCGCTGGCCGTCCTCGGCCTCGTCGGGTTCGCGCTCGTGAAGAAGCCGCTGTCGGGGCTCGGGCGCGTTCCGGACGTCGACAACCTCTACAACCCGGCGCTGTTCTACGGCACGCGCTGGCTGGTCGTCGGCGTCACCGAGCTGTACGCCGCCGTCGACCGCGTCGTCGTCCGGGGCGCTGCGGTCACCGCCGGGTTCGTCCGGTCGCCCGGTGACGCCACCGGCCGCATGCTCGGAGACGAACGGCTCTCGCTGCGGGCGGACTACAGCACGAGCATCCTCCTGGTCGCCGTCGTGCTTGCCGTGCTCGTCGCCGCCAGCGTCACCCTGTAG
- a CDS encoding cation:proton antiporter subunit C produces the protein MIETLAAKDYYVATFLLLGIGTYVMIAAGNLVKKVIGMNIFQTGIFLFFIASAYVEGGTPPILTVEGPHVSPVPHVLILTAIVVGVALTAVALGMIVRIYAEYGTLNEDTLQEVRHSE, from the coding sequence ATGATAGAGACACTCGCAGCCAAGGACTACTACGTCGCGACGTTCCTGCTGCTCGGCATCGGAACGTACGTGATGATTGCGGCCGGTAACCTCGTGAAGAAGGTCATCGGCATGAACATCTTCCAGACGGGCATCTTCCTGTTCTTCATCGCGTCCGCGTACGTGGAGGGCGGCACCCCTCCGATACTGACAGTCGAGGGGCCGCACGTCAGCCCAGTGCCGCACGTGCTCATCCTGACGGCTATCGTCGTCGGGGTGGCGCTGACGGCGGTCGCCCTCGGCATGATCGTCCGCATCTACGCGGAGTACGGGACACTGAACGAGGACACGCTCCAGGAGGTGCGTCACAGTGAGTGA
- the hpt gene encoding hypoxanthine/guanine phosphoribosyltransferase, translated as MDRLKQSLLDAPIIEKDGYHYFVHPISDGVPMLEPELLREIVIRIIRKAELDEVDKIVTPAAMGIHISTAVSLMTDIPIVVIRKREYGLPGEVALSQQTGYSENEMYINDVHEGDRVLVLDDVLSTGGTLRAITDALEHIGADVADVVAVIKKAGPNELDDTDTNVKTLINVDVQDGDVVIADAEGDG; from the coding sequence ATGGATAGGCTCAAGCAGTCCCTGCTCGACGCGCCGATCATCGAGAAGGACGGCTACCACTACTTCGTACACCCCATCAGCGACGGCGTCCCGATGCTGGAGCCGGAGCTGCTGCGGGAAATCGTCATCCGAATCATCCGGAAGGCCGAACTCGACGAGGTCGACAAGATCGTCACGCCGGCCGCGATGGGCATCCACATCTCCACGGCGGTCTCCCTGATGACCGACATCCCCATCGTCGTCATCCGCAAACGCGAGTACGGCCTCCCCGGCGAGGTCGCGCTCAGCCAGCAGACCGGCTACTCGGAGAACGAGATGTACATCAACGACGTCCACGAGGGCGACCGCGTGCTCGTCCTCGACGACGTGCTCTCGACGGGCGGGACGCTGCGAGCCATCACGGACGCCCTCGAACACATCGGTGCCGACGTCGCGGACGTGGTCGCCGTCATCAAGAAGGCGGGGCCGAACGAGCTCGACGACACGGACACGAACGTGAAGACGCTCATCAACGTCGACGTGCAGGACGGCGACGTCGTCATCGCGGACGCGGAAGGCGACGGATAA
- a CDS encoding DUF2298 domain-containing protein gives MEYGVVVRWWLFFQVLLVAGLPLAARLLPNAPDRGASVAMPLSLVVVTLATLWVGQVAFGQWVVVALFVLFLALSAWLARGGVEVDARPLAEVVAVFTVAFVFLVAVRAAADGVHPYGGEKFLDMGLVQSLLRGDRLPPQDMWFAGERVVYYYGGHLMTAIGAHLTGTEGRFAYSPALAGFYAMAVTGVYGLAGTIATRFWDGDESEADGGRVQAVTALGAAGVAFAVVLLATGVHWLLLAVPAAFVVAVVTRSRRVRAGVLAAFAFGFASNLVTPVRLLASRSDLVREAVAAAGIKSSREPTITPDAFDSWDASRIVETGINEFPLFAYLNGDLHAHMMSVAVLVLAVAVGLAYYRTPEGARRRRWALLFGGFPVAAAAILAVNTWSFPSVAGLAMLSVALADPPPGTLLPERVAHWGERDSAVAAELQRYALAVVVAVVVTVLGLAAAWPFVRSVLLSGASNQTPAALPEPSQLGAFVLAHGVFLVAFAAYLTARIARTRLGWAAAGLAAWGALLLAFSFDPVVGGTRVGIVAAVLAGPLLAAAWVLRRRDEVGFEGVLVVAGAGLVVLVEYVYLADAASYERFNTVFKVYAQVWALWTIPAGAAFAALASRAPSRSHARTVGGTALVAVLVVSASVYGGLALTAHFGSADDATIDAFEHVNDERPGEAAAIEWLHDKPGQPHMVSAPGVEPYSWQNPASSLTGIPTVAGWVHEANYHSQAAWDQRVSDVGVVYETTDAASRAALLSKHEVRYVWVGPVERERYDVARMADEPGISTAYATPTVVVYEVNQTALTEYRT, from the coding sequence ATGGAGTACGGCGTGGTCGTCCGGTGGTGGCTGTTCTTCCAGGTGTTGCTCGTGGCGGGGCTCCCGCTTGCGGCGCGCCTGCTGCCGAACGCGCCGGACCGCGGTGCGTCGGTCGCGATGCCGCTGTCACTGGTCGTGGTGACGCTGGCGACGCTGTGGGTCGGCCAGGTCGCGTTCGGGCAGTGGGTGGTCGTCGCGCTGTTCGTCCTCTTCCTCGCGCTCTCGGCGTGGCTGGCGCGGGGCGGCGTCGAGGTTGACGCGCGGCCGCTCGCGGAGGTCGTGGCGGTGTTCACGGTCGCGTTCGTGTTCCTCGTCGCGGTTCGAGCTGCCGCCGACGGCGTCCACCCGTACGGCGGCGAGAAGTTCCTCGACATGGGGCTCGTCCAGAGCCTGCTTCGGGGCGACAGGCTGCCGCCGCAGGACATGTGGTTCGCGGGCGAGCGCGTCGTCTACTACTACGGCGGCCACCTGATGACTGCAATCGGGGCGCACCTCACCGGGACCGAGGGCCGGTTCGCGTACAGCCCGGCGCTCGCCGGGTTCTACGCGATGGCGGTGACGGGCGTGTACGGGCTCGCCGGGACGATAGCGACGCGGTTCTGGGACGGCGACGAATCCGAGGCGGACGGCGGGCGAGTGCAGGCGGTGACGGCGCTCGGTGCGGCGGGCGTTGCGTTCGCGGTCGTCCTGCTCGCGACGGGCGTCCACTGGCTGCTGCTCGCGGTGCCAGCGGCGTTCGTCGTCGCGGTCGTCACGCGCTCGCGGCGGGTGCGGGCGGGTGTGCTCGCGGCGTTCGCGTTCGGGTTCGCGAGCAACCTCGTGACGCCCGTGCGGCTGCTCGCGTCCCGCAGCGACCTCGTCCGGGAGGCCGTGGCCGCAGCCGGCATCAAGTCGAGCCGGGAGCCGACCATCACGCCGGACGCCTTCGACTCGTGGGACGCGAGCCGAATCGTGGAGACTGGCATCAACGAGTTCCCGCTGTTCGCGTACCTGAACGGCGACCTGCACGCGCACATGATGAGCGTCGCCGTGCTCGTCCTCGCGGTCGCGGTCGGTCTGGCCTACTACCGGACGCCTGAGGGCGCTCGCCGTCGCCGGTGGGCGCTGCTGTTCGGCGGGTTCCCCGTCGCGGCGGCGGCCATCCTCGCGGTGAACACGTGGAGTTTCCCGTCCGTCGCCGGCCTCGCGATGCTCTCCGTGGCGCTCGCCGACCCCCCACCCGGGACGCTCCTTCCGGAGCGCGTGGCGCACTGGGGAGAACGGGACTCGGCGGTCGCGGCGGAACTCCAGCGGTACGCGCTGGCCGTCGTCGTCGCCGTGGTCGTCACCGTGCTGGGGCTCGCCGCGGCGTGGCCGTTCGTGCGTAGCGTGCTGCTGTCGGGCGCGAGCAACCAGACCCCGGCCGCGCTCCCAGAGCCGTCCCAGCTGGGCGCGTTCGTGCTCGCCCACGGCGTGTTTCTGGTGGCGTTTGCGGCGTATCTCACCGCACGGATTGCACGAACCAGACTGGGCTGGGCCGCGGCGGGGCTGGCGGCCTGGGGCGCGCTGCTGCTCGCGTTCTCGTTCGACCCCGTGGTCGGCGGGACCCGGGTCGGCATCGTCGCCGCGGTGCTCGCCGGGCCGCTGCTCGCCGCCGCGTGGGTGCTGCGGCGGCGCGACGAGGTCGGCTTCGAGGGCGTACTCGTCGTCGCGGGCGCTGGCCTCGTCGTGCTCGTGGAGTACGTCTACCTCGCCGACGCCGCCTCCTACGAGCGCTTCAACACGGTGTTCAAGGTGTACGCGCAGGTGTGGGCGCTCTGGACGATTCCCGCCGGCGCGGCGTTCGCAGCGCTCGCCAGCCGAGCGCCCTCGCGCTCTCACGCGCGGACGGTCGGCGGCACGGCGCTGGTGGCCGTGCTCGTCGTGTCGGCGTCCGTCTACGGCGGCCTCGCGCTCACCGCGCACTTCGGGAGCGCCGACGACGCGACCATCGACGCCTTCGAGCACGTCAACGACGAGCGGCCGGGCGAAGCGGCCGCTATCGAGTGGCTGCACGACAAGCCGGGACAGCCGCACATGGTCTCCGCGCCGGGCGTCGAACCGTACTCCTGGCAGAACCCGGCGTCGAGCCTGACCGGCATCCCCACGGTCGCGGGCTGGGTCCACGAAGCGAACTACCACAGCCAGGCGGCGTGGGACCAGCGCGTCAGCGACGTCGGCGTCGTCTACGAGACGACGGACGCGGCGTCGCGGGCGGCGCTGCTCTCGAAACACGAGGTGCGGTACGTCTGGGTCGGCCCCGTCGAGCGCGAGCGCTACGACGTGGCGCGGATGGCCGACGAGCCCGGTATCAGTACCGCGTACGCGACGCCGACCGTGGTCGTCTACGAGGTGAACCAGACGGCGCTGACCGAGTACAGAACTTAG